In a genomic window of Wyeomyia smithii strain HCP4-BCI-WySm-NY-G18 chromosome 1, ASM2978416v1, whole genome shotgun sequence:
- the LOC129717041 gene encoding uncharacterized protein LOC129717041 → MAEESATALHGLVDEFERHTKVLKQLGEPTDAWSTMLEHLLCTRLHNETLRLWEDHASTLPDPTYTNLIEFLQRRIRVLESISVNCDAVQSISGSHTAPMVKHGPSDKNGKSSHLKMVAHAVQRNLIGLVTADLPERNISIADWNIPKDLFLADPTFNERGPFDMIIGFSHFFDCFRSPARIRIARDLSEMVDSVFGWIVAGSSDLIPASPETVQCNVTAICLTTLEESLERFWKVEELPSRDNYSAEERECENLYTSTVTRDHSGRNIVRLPRHPEFDSMLGESKAAALRRFKLLEQRLEREAEMKEEYHRFMREYISLGHMRLLGMNQHPYGNFYLPHHPVVKESSTTTKVRVVFDGSAKSTSGVSLNEALLTGPVVQDDLLSIVLQFRKFPVALVADIEKMYRQVLIHPEDTPYQRILWRFNESDPIQTYELLTVTYGLAPSSFLATRTLQQLADDEGTAYPLADPILRKNFYVDDCLGGAQSVDEALQLRHELTELLSKGGLTLRKWTSNKLEVLQGLSSEQIGTQSSFVFAPHESVKALRIGWEPETDELRFESKILFDPLGLIAPVVIRGKMFMQELWLAHCDWDQPVPNAIQEKWKTYHHDLAGIAEYRIDRYAFLPNAKVQLHTFSDASESAYGACLRAIYRHAWLELCAAEIASQLYAHVKTALQLEISDARFWSDSTVTIQWLQAPSRTWKTFVANRVSKIQTLTHGYRWTHIPGKDNPADLVSRGMAVGEFVSSELWKYGPTWLRLPEGKWPAPLPLHEPVDNIEARKVVATMVRAKPAVNSIFLRYSSFTLLVRVTAHCLQFIRLTRLKARTNPQSRPGTSQLLSVTQLEEAKVRLIQIAQADEFSQEIKELQAQKPLHKQSQIRALNPFIDQQGTIRVGERLRLSDQPYSYKHPSLLPSFHPLSKSIAKFYHLKLLHGGGQLTLAAMRETYWPVRGKRLVRSVIRNCLPCLRANPVPAQQRTGQLPIPRVTPSRPFTVTGVDYAGPVYLRPPHKRASPTKAYICIFVCFSTKAVHIELVSDLTTSAFLAAFRRFFSRRGLPAHVHSDNGKNFEGARNEITELYLWLNSKRNREGIETNLASNGVTWHMTPPKTPHFGGLWEAAVKSAKKHLHRQLANTRLSFEDMATVLTQIEASMNSRQLTPLTEDPNDFSALTPAHFLVGTTLHALPEPDLRCLPINRLDHYQQLQQIHQQFWHRWRTEYLHELQKDHKICQANEDIVPGRLALVVDELQVPLKWPLARIVGVQPGADKLARVVILRTSKGIIKRPIVKVCLLPIDAAETPVPEPAAEMDIQQNDTLEKNQ, encoded by the exons ATGGCGGAGGAATCCGCCACGGCGCTACATGGACTGGTGGATGAATTCGAGAGGCACACTAAGGTACTAAAGCAACTGGGGGAACCAACCGATGCATGGAGCACAATGCTGGAGCATCTGTTATGCACCAGACTTCACAATGAAACGCTCAGATTATGGGAGGACCATGCGTCTACGCTACCAGACCCTACGTACACGAACCTCATCGAATTTTTGCAACGTCGAATTAGAGTGCTGGAATCCATTTCGGTGAACTGTGATGCTGTTCAATCTATTTCAGGTTCACATACTGCTCCAATGGTTAAGCATGGACCTTCCGATAAAAATGGAAAATCATCGCATCTGAAAATGGTCGCACATGCCGTTCAACGCAATCTCATCGGTCTG GTTACTGCTGACTTACCTGAGAGGAACATATCCATTGCTGACTGGAATATTCCCAAGGATCTTTTCTTGGCTGATCCTACCTTCAACGAACGAGGTCCATTCGACATGATTATTGGTTTTTCACACTTTTTTGACTGTTTTAGATCACCAGCACGAATTCGCATTGCAAGGGACCTTTCCGAGATGGTGGACAGTGTCTTTGGATGGATTGTGGCTGGATCTAGTGATTTGATTCCTGCTTCCCCGGAAACCGTGCAGTGCAACGTGACTGCTATTTGTCTTACCACACTCGAAGAAAGTTTGGAACGGTTCTGGAAAGTGGAGGAATTACCTTCGCGCGATAATTACTCGGCGGAGGAACGCGAATGTGAAAATTTATACACGTCGACCGTGACAAGAGATCACAGCGGGCGCAACATAGTTCGTCTACCACGGCATCCTGAATTCGATAGCATGTTGGGCGAATCCAAAGCTGCTGCACTGCGAAGATTTAAGCTGTTGGAGCAGAGATTAGAACGCGAAGCGGAAATGAAGGAGGAGTACCATCGATTCATGCGTGAGTACATTTCACTTGGTCATATGCGATTGCTCGGTATGAACCAGCACCCCTACGGCAATTTTTATCTTCCTCACCACCCCGTCGTAAAGGAATCCAGCACCACGACAAAGGTGCGTGTAGTCTTCGATGGTTCAGCAAAATCTACTTCTGGAGTATCGTTGAACGAGGCACTTCTCACTGGACCGGTTGTGCAGGACGACTTACTGTCAATTGTCCtccaatttcggaaatttcCTGTGGCACTAGTGGCTGACATCGAGAAAATGTACCGGCAAGTTCTAATTCACCCTGAGGATACACCTTACCAACGCATCCTGTGGCGATTTAACGAGTCTGACCCAATACAAACCTACGAGTTACTAACCGTCACTTACGGTTTAGCGCCATCTTCTTTCCTGGCTACGAGAACACTCCAGCAGCTGGCCGACGACGAAGGGACTGCGTACCCGCTGGCTGATCCTATATTACGCAAGAATTTTTATGTAGATGATTGCCTCGGAGGCGCGCAATCAGTTGATGAAGCCTTGCAGCTGCGACACGAATTGACCGAACTGTTGAGCAAAGGCGGACTCACCTTACGAAAGTGGACATCGAACAAACTAGAGGTACTGCAGGGACTGTCATCAGAACAAATTGGAACGCAATCATCATTTGTATTTGCACCGCATGAATCTGTAAAGGCTCTGAGAATCGGCTGGGAGCCTGAGACAGATGAGCTACGTTTCGAATCGAAAATT CTTTTCGATCCGCTAGGATTAATTGCCCCTGTGGTCATTCGGGGTAAAATGTTTATGCAGGAGTTGTGGTTGGCCCACTGCGATTGGGATCAGCCTGTGCCGAACGCTATACAAGAAAAATGGAAAACCTATCATCATGACCTAGCCGGCATAGCAGAATACCGCATCGACCGTTATGCATTTCTACCCAATGCGAAAGTTCAGCTACACACCTTTTCGGATGCATCTGAAAGTGCCTACGGAGCTTGTTTACGCGCGATCTACAGACACGCATG GCTCGAGCTGTGTGCAGCAGAAATTGCATCGCAGCTGTATGCACACGTTAAAACCGCTCTGCAACTGGAAATTTCGGATGCCCGCTTTTGGTCGGATTCTACCGTCACGATTCAGTGGTTGCAAGCGCCATCTCGTACATGGAAGACGTTTGTTGCCAACCGGGTATCTAAGATACAAACCCTGACACACGGCTATCGATGGACTCATATACCAGGGAAGGACAATCCCGCTGACTTGGTTTCCCGAGGAATGGCAGTTGGCGAATTTGTATCGAGTGAGTTGTGGAAGTATGGACCAACTTGGCTTCGGTTACCTGAAGGAAAATGGCCTGCACCTCTCCCGCTGCATGAACCAGTCGACAACATCGAAGCCCGGAAGGTAGTTGCTACAATGGTTCGCGCTAAACCGGCTGTTAATTCCATATTTCTTCGGTACTCGTCATTCACGCTGCTTGTACGAGTCACTGCTCATTGTCTGCAATTTATTCGTCTGACACGGCTAAAAGCTCGAACCAATCCACAATCCAGACCAGGTACCAGCCAGCTTTTGTCTGTAACGCAATTAGAAGAAGCAAAAGTGCGATTAATCCAGATTGCCCAAGCAGATGAATTCAGCCAGGAGATTAAAGAACTTCAAGCGCAAAAACCGCTACATAAACAATCGCAAATTCGTGCACTTAATCCTTTCATAGACCAGCAAGGAACTATCAGAGTGGGGGAGAGGTTGAGACTGTCTGACCAGCCATATTCCTATAAACATCCATCCCTTTTGCCCAGCTTTCACCCACTGTCCAAATCAATCGCCAAATTCTACCATCTGAAACTGCTACACGGTGGTGGCCAACTAACACTTGCCGCCATGCGCGAAACATATTGGCCAGTTCGAGGCAAACGACTTGTGAGAAGTGTGATTAGAAATTGCCTCCCATGTTTACGAGCCAATCCCGTTCCGGCCCAACAACGCACAGGTCAACTTCCGATACCCCGTGTTACACCGAGCCGACCGTTCACCGTTACCGGTGTTGATTATGCCGGTCCCGTCTACTTGCGCCCTCCACATAAGCGCGCATCCCCAACGAAAGCCTACATCTGCATCTTCGTTTGTTTCTCAACTAAAGCCGTCCACATTGAGTTGGTTTCGGATCTCACTACTTCGGCCTTTTTAGCAGCATTTCGACGTTTTTTCTCTCGCAGAGGATTGCCGGCGCACGTACACTCCGACAACGGTAAAAATTTCGAAGGGGCGCGAAACGAAATAACCGAGCTGTACCTCTGGTTGAACAGCAAACGAAACAGAGAAGGGATCGAAACAAACCTAGCCAGCAATGGCGTAACGTGGCATATGACACCCCCCAAGACACCCCACTTCGGTGGCCTTTGGGAGGCAGCGGTAAAAAGTGCgaaaaaacatctgcatcggcAATTAGCGAACACTCGTCTGTCTTTCGAAGACATGGCAACGGTTTTGACACAAATCGAAGCTAGCATGAACTCGCGACAGCTAACACCACTTACCGAGGACCCTAACGATTTTTCTGCGTTGACACCGGCGCACTTCTTGGTGGGAACCACACTGCATGCGCTGCCAGAACCAGACCTGCGATGCCTTCCGATCAACCGCCTGGATCACTATCAACAGCTACAGCAAATACATCAGCAGTTTTGGCACAGGTGGAGAACCGAATATTTGCACGAGCTCCAGAAGGATCACAAGATTTGCCAGGCAAATGAAGATATCGTCCCCGGTCGCTTGGCACTTGTCGTAGATGAGCTTCAAGTACCGCTGAAATGGCCACTGGCTAGGATCGTCGGTGTTCAACCTGGTGCGGATAAACTTGCTCGAGTTGTCATCCTAAGAACGAGCAAAGGTATCATTAAGAGGCCGATCGTCAAAGTCTGCTTATTGCCTATTGATGCTGCTGAAACTCCTGTTCCAGAGCCTGCCGCCGAGATGGACATCCAGCAAAACGACACCttggagaaaaatcagtaa